Sequence from the [Bacteroides] pectinophilus genome:
ACAGATCAAAAGGTATCTCCGATATAAGTGCAAATACAAAAAGGCGGGTGGCATATTTTTTGACATTATGCGTATGCATAAAGCCTTCCACGAGAAGGAAGCAGAATATCGGGAATGCAAGTCTTCCGATGTATCGCATAACTGAATACACATTATATACGCCGCCCGAATATATCCCCTGCATCGTTATTATTCTTCCGAGAATACCTGCACCGATATGGTCTGTAAGCATCGTGATTACGGCTATAATCTTGAGCGTACTTCCGCTTAATCCCTTACAATTATTCATCACCGATAATTCCCTTCAGATGTTCTATATATGCATTCTTCACATCCTGCGGTGATGCAATGCGCACTCCGCTTCCAAGCCCCACAAGCCATCCGAAGAACTGCTGGCTTACCGTAACCTTAACATGTGCTGTAAAATGCTCACCGTCATCCTTAAGCACATGCACATCCTTGCCAAAGCGGTCAATAATGACACCGATAAGAGAATTACTGCATCTAAGCGTAACATTTTTCTCAACGCCGCCAAACATTCCAAAAGTCTTTTTCCCGAACTGTGCCACATCAAAGTTGTCAAAAAGCTCCGCACCATTACGCGGTATTTCTGTAATTCTTATATCAATCATCTTGTCTACACGATAATGACGTATCTGTTCATTATCCTCGTCATATCCTACCAGATAGTAATTCTCATCATCCCACACAAGCGCCCATGGGCTTACGTTATATTTTCTTTTGTTGTGGCGCGGTTCAAGCTTTTTCTCAATCGTCCACTCGGTGTACATGAACTTAATCGCCGAATTGGCTGCTATGGCTGTATGTATCTTATCAACATTGTAATATATACTCTCATTCATAGTCTTTGGCCTGTTATTGACATATACCTGGCGCTGTAATTGTCCGGCCTCATAATGACTTGTCAGTCCTTCCAGCTTTTTTATCAGTTCCTGTGACTTCCTGGCTGTGATAAACTTCGATGACTGGACAGAATCCACCAGCAGCTTAAGCTCGGCAATTTCAAACTCTCTCTTGCCAAGATAATATCCTGACGGACGCATCTTTTTATAAATGATATCCATTCCGTACATCTGAAGGCACTCAATATCATCATACATACTTTTACGCTCGGCATTAACACCGTAACGTGCGAGTTCCTCAATAAGGCCCGGCATTGATATCGGGTGCTTCTCATCTGTCTTTTCATTAAAAATCTTGATCAGGTACAGAAGCTTCATTTTCTGATTTTGTGATTTTGGCATATGCATCTCCCATTCCGGCTTACATTCATTATCATCCGGTTCATTCTAAAAGCTTTTAAGCGGATCGCTTCCGTCATCGACCGTATTCTCTATCTTCCTGATTACAACATAATATCCCGCTTTGTCATTAATTTTTACATAGGCCCTGTCGCCAGCTTTATGTCCCATGAGGGCACTTCCAAGCGGTGAATCAATACTGATGAGATTCCTGAGGGAATTGCTTCTCACAGTTGTAACAATCTTATATGTATCCTCCTCATCATCCTCCTCAAAATATACCGTAATCGTATTGTTAAGTCCGACCTCGTCATCATTGGATTCATCTGATATAACCTTTGCCGTCTTAATCATTCTTTCCAGATATCTTATTCTGCCCTCATTCTTATTCTTGTCACGCTTCGCCGCATAGTACTCAAAGTTCTCACTAAGGTCGCCCTGCGCACGTGCATCCTTAACCGCTTCAATCGCATCCTTACGGACAACAAGCTTACGGTACTCTATCTCCTCTTCCATCTTCTTAATATCCTTGGCAGTCAGTTCATCATACATATATCCGTCCTCCATTCCGCATACAAATCAATAACCAAAATTCGGACAGGCTCATCAAAGCCTGCCCGAAGCAATTAAATATAATAATCTTCAGATTCTGTTACATTGACTTATAAAGCTCTTCATATTCCTTAGCCGACTTGCTCCATGAGAAATCAGCCTGCATTGCACGGTCAACAATCTTATTCCATTCGCGCTTATGACCGTAATACACACTCTTGGCATAATTGAATACTCCAAGCATCTCATGCGCATTGTAGTTAGCAAACGAGAAGCCCGTACCTGTGCCTTCATACTCATTATACGGTGCAACAGTGTCCTTAAGTCCGCCTGTCTCACGTACTATAGGCACCGTTCCGTATCTTAAGCTCATAAGCTGGCTGAGTCCGCACGGTTCAA
This genomic interval carries:
- a CDS encoding WYL domain-containing protein, encoding MPKSQNQKMKLLYLIKIFNEKTDEKHPISMPGLIEELARYGVNAERKSMYDDIECLQMYGMDIIYKKMRPSGYYLGKREFEIAELKLLVDSVQSSKFITARKSQELIKKLEGLTSHYEAGQLQRQVYVNNRPKTMNESIYYNVDKIHTAIAANSAIKFMYTEWTIEKKLEPRHNKRKYNVSPWALVWDDENYYLVGYDEDNEQIRHYRVDKMIDIRITEIPRNGAELFDNFDVAQFGKKTFGMFGGVEKNVTLRCSNSLIGVIIDRFGKDVHVLKDDGEHFTAHVKVTVSQQFFGWLVGLGSGVRIASPQDVKNAYIEHLKGIIGDE
- a CDS encoding transcription elongation factor GreA; the protein is MYDELTAKDIKKMEEEIEYRKLVVRKDAIEAVKDARAQGDLSENFEYYAAKRDKNKNEGRIRYLERMIKTAKVISDESNDDEVGLNNTITVYFEEDDEEDTYKIVTTVRSNSLRNLISIDSPLGSALMGHKAGDRAYVKINDKAGYYVVIRKIENTVDDGSDPLKSF